From Xiphophorus maculatus strain JP 163 A chromosome 12, X_maculatus-5.0-male, whole genome shotgun sequence, the proteins below share one genomic window:
- the rtn4r gene encoding reticulon-4 receptor, translated as MRTVVFDGGRLLFLVMWLNLLPQTDSCPAKCVCYSEPRPTVACQQQGLFSIPTVIPVRSQRIFLQSNKLTVVRSTSFSSCHNLTVLWLYSNNITYIEAGAFFGLEKLEELDIGDNSNLRTINPTAFRGLTKLHTLHLHRCGLSELPVGVFRGMFSLQYLYLQDNNISTLHDDTFVDLANLTYLYLHNNKIKIVTDNMFRGVINLDRLLLHQNQVIFVQPRAFSDLGKLKSLFLFFNNITVLTGETMDPLVSLQYLRLNGNQWICDCRARTLWDWFKRFKGSSSELECYVPEFLAGKDLKQLKSEELEGCVETSQIQTTLFNSKAQSGKFSSTESPLGDNIPKCCLGDNDKSSILSGKSRQITNNPPKEKENISKTKYKQQERTKNETQNKQNDGPLGTLSNNLDKTLENLNPEFIENPESSTASNKKKKKCSRKTKLDSHCSKSQSSTLQVLHFLIIPMIWISLAMS; from the coding sequence GGGGGCGACTCCTTTTCCTGGTGATGTGGCTGAACCTATTGCCTCAAACTGACAGCTGCCCTGCCAAGTGTGTGTGCTACAGTGAGCCCAGGCCCACTGTGGCTTGCCAACAACAAGGACTGTTTTCGATTCCTACAGTGATTCCTGTACGGAGCCAACGGATATTCCTCCAGAGTAACAAGCTGACAGTGGTGAGGTCCACTAGCTTCAGTTCTTGCCACAATCTTACTGTTCTCTGGCTCTACTCAAACAACATAACCTACATCGAGGCTGGAGCCTTTTTTGGTCTGgaaaaactggaggaactgGATATTGGAGATAACAGCAACCTCCGCACCATTAACCCAACGGCCTTTCGGGGTTTAACTAAGCTGCACACCCTCCACCTTCACAGGTGTGGCCTGTCAGAGCTCCCTGTTGGGGTTTTCAGAGGAATGTTCTCTCTCCAGTATCTTTACTTGCAGGATAATAACATCAGCACTCTGCATGATGACACCTTTGTGGACCTTGCCAATCTCACTTATCTCTACCTGCATAATAACAAGATCAAGATAGTAACAGACAACATGTTTCGTGGCGTAATAAATCTGGACAGGCTACTGCTACACCAGAACCAGGTAATTTTTGTACAACCCAGGGCTTTTAGTGATCTCGGAAAACTAAAATCCTTGTTCCTGTTCTTCAACAACATTACTGTCTTGACTGGGGAGACAATGGATCCTCTGGTTTCCCTTCAGTATTTGCGCTTAAATGGGAATCAGTGGATTTGTGACTGCCGTGCGAGGACCTTGTGGGATTGGTTCAAACGTTTCAAAGGCTCCAGTTCAGAATTAGAGTGCTATGTCCCAGAGTTCCTGGCAGGAAAGGATCTGAAACAACTGAAAAGTGAAGAATTGGAGGGATGTGTTGAAACATCACAAATCCAGACAACTCTCTTTAACTCCAAGGCACAGTCTGGGAAATTTTCCTCAACTGAAAGCCCTCTAGGCGACAACATTCCCAAGTGTTGTCTTGGAGATAATGACAAATCCTCCATCCTTTCTGGAAAGAGTCGCCAGATCACTAATAATCCCCCTAAGGAAAAGGAGAACATATCCAAGACCAAATACAAGCAgcaagaaagaacaaaaaatgagaCCCAGAATAAGCAAAATGATGGGCCACTGGGGACCTTATCCAACAACCTGGACAAGACATTGGAAAACCTAAACCCTGAATTCATAGAGAATCCAGAATCATCTACAGcatcaaacaaaaagaaaaagaagtgttccagaaaaacaaaattggatTCCCACTGCAGTAAAAGTCAAAGCTCTACTTTGCAAGTGCTGCACTTTCTCATCATTCCCATGATTTGGATATCTCTAGCCATGTCTTAG